The window AACCCAGCGACAGCAGGTTGATCTTCGAGGTGGTCGAGCCGCCGTACTGGGCGCCCGGGGCCAGCACGTCGCGACTGGACACGCCCTTGGTGGTGGCCTCGTGCACCATGCTCTGTGCGGAGCCCAGGATTTGGGAGAAATTCAGGCCGAACTTGGCCAGCACCAGGATCGTCATCACCGCCGCCCCGGCTATGAGCAGCATGGCCTTGATGATCTGCACCCAGGTGGTGCCGGTCATGCCGCCGATCAGGACGTAGACGATCATCAGCACGCCGACGATCGCGATCACGAACGACTGCGCGGTGCGGCCGTGGATGTCGAGCAGCAGTGCCACCAGGCCGCCGGCCCCGGCCATCTGGGCCAGCAGGTAGAACAGCGAAACCGTCAGGGTCGAGGTAGCCGCGGCCAGCCGGACCGGCTTCTGCTTGAGCCGGAAGCTCAACACGTCAGCCATCGTGTATTTGCCTGTGTTACGCAGCAATTCGGCCACCAGCAGCAGTGCCACCAGCCACGCGACCAGGAAGCCGACCGAGTACAGGAACCCGTCGTAGCCGTATACCGCGATCGCCCCGGCGATGCCCAGGAAGCTGGCCGCCGACAGGTAGTCGCCGGCGATCGCAATGCCATTCTGCGGACCGGAGAACGCGTGACCACCGGTGAAGAACTCCGCGGCGTTGGTGTTGCGGCGGCCGACGCGGATGACGATGGCAAGCGTGATGATGACGAAGGCGACGAAGATGCCGATGTTGACGGCCGGGTTGCCGATCTTGCTGCTCTCGGCGAGCACGCTCAGATGATTCACTGCGCGCTCCAACGCATTTCGTTGCGGATCTTCTCCGCGCGCGGGTCGAGCTCACGGTTGGCGAACCGGACGTAGAGGCCGGTGATGAGGAAGGTGGTGACGAACTGGCCCAGGCCCAGCAGCAGGCCGACGTTGATGTTGCCCCACACCTTGATGGCCATGAAGTCGTGGGCGAAGGCGCCGAGCAGGACGTAGCTGGCGTACCAGATGAGGAAGAACGCCGTGGTGGGGAACACGAAGCGGCGCAAGGTGCGGCGCAGCTCCTGGAACTCCGGGCTGGCCTGTACGGCCAGGTATTGAGCGCCGCTGGGTTGGGTCTCCCGCGGCGGAATGTCAGTTGAGGGCACCGCACGCTCCTATGGTTGTGAACTCGATGATGTTCACAGGCTATTGAGAGGTGGGTCACAGTCCTAGGCTCATGAGATGAACTGTCGGAGCCTGCGCTGGACGGTTGTCCGGAGGCGACGAGCGGTAGGAGGGTCAACCGCGCGGGACGCGCTCCACGCCCATGCCCAGGCGTTCCGGGACGTGCATCCGGGCAAATACGCGGGCGACCTCGGCCGGGACTTCGGCGTGGGTGAGACGGCTGACGATCACCATCGTCGTGAAGGCCAGCGGCACCGTGATCGTGGCGGGATACCCGATCAGCGTGGCCGGCCAGCCGCGCAGCGCGTCGTGGTCGACCCAGCCGGTCACGGCCAACAGCGCTGCAAGCCCGGAGGACAACGCGCCGACGATCAGCCCGGCCGCCGCGCCTTTTGCGGTCAGTCCGCGCCACCAGATGCCCAGCACGAGCAGCGGGCACAGGGTGGAGGCCGCGACGGCGAAGACCAGACCGACACCGCGCGACAGCTCCAGGGTCGAGGCGATGAGCGACAGCGGAATCGGAATCAGTCCGCCGATCACGGCAGCCAGCCGGAAGTCGCGCACCCTGCCGCGCAGCACGTCGGTGGCCAGCGCGCCGGCGACGCTGACCAGCAGACCTGACGAGGTTGCCAGGAAGGCCGCGATGGCGCCCGCCGCGACCAGCGCCCCGATCAGCTCACCGGGCAGCCCGCCGATGGCGGCCGACGGCAGCAGCAGCACCGCCGCGTCGGACTTGCCGGTGATGAGCAACTGGGGAACGTAGAGCCGGGCGAACACCCCCAGCAGAGTGGGGAACAGATAGAACAGCGACAGCAGCGCGATCACCGCTAGGGCCGTCCGCCGCGCCGCGCGGCCGTCGGGGTTGGTGTAGAAGCGCACCAGCACGTGCGGCAGGCCCATGGCGCCCAGGAACGTCGCGACGATGATCGAAAACACTTGGTACAGCGGGTGTTTGCCGCCCAGGCCACCGCCGCTGCCGATCCATTGCGCGCCCGTCGGGGGTACCCCGGCGATCACCGGGGTCTGCGCGCCGGCGGCCACGCTCAGGGTCGTCCCCTTCGGCAGCGTGTACTGGCCGGGCCCGGGCAGGTGGCCGTTGAGTGTCGGACCGCTCGCGGTGACGCCGGCCGGGTCGACGATCGTGACGACCACGTCGGCTTCGACGGTGACGGTGGTCTGCTGGTCGACCGTGGGCGGCAGCGGCCCGCCGAGCGGGGGGTGCTCGGTGCCGAAGTGAACGAGCAGGACCAGTGCGGGCACCGCGATCGCGGTCAGCTTCAGCCAGTACTGGAAGGCCTGGACGAACGTGATCGAGCGCATCCCGCCGCCGACCACGTTGACGATCACGATCGCGCCGACCAGCAGCGGCCCTATCCAAACCGGTACGCCGAGAAGCGTTTTCAAGGTCAGCCCGGCACCCTGGTACTGCGGGACGAGGTAGAGCACGCACACCGTCACCACCACCAGCATCGCCACCTGGCGCAGCCGCGCGGAGCCCAGCCGGAACTCGGCGAAGTCGGGAACGGTGTAGGCACCGGAGCGGCGCAGCGGTGCGGAGACGAACAGCAGCAGCCCGAGGTAACCCGCGGTGAACCCGACCGGATACCACAGGGCGTCGGCGCCGTACTTGGCGATCAGCCCGGCGACGCCGAGAAACGAAGCCGCCGAGAGGTATTCGCCCGATATGGCGGCGGCGTTCCACCGGGCGCCGACAGTGCGGGAGGCGACCAGGAAGTCCGACGTGGTGCGGGCGAGCCGCACGCCGTAGGCGCCCACGGCCACCGTCGCCACCGCCGCGGCCAGCAGGCCGCCCGCCGTCAACGCCGTTGCCGCCGAGGAACTCACCGGTCGGGCCCGTCCTCGTCGACCACACCCATGAAGTCGCGCTCACCCTGCTCGGCGAGCCGGATGAACAGCCGGCCCACCCCGTACATCGCCGGATAGGCGAGTACCGCCAGGATCAGCCAGTTCAGCCGCATCCCGAACACGGTGATCGCAGCCAGCTCGGGAGACGCGGCGTTGAGCAACGGAAGTGCGGCCATCCCGCCGGCCACCACGGCGGCCAGCCGCAGAGCCAGCCCCAACTGGGCGCGCACCAGGCCACGCACCAGCGCGTCGCCGACTTCGGTCTGCTCCTGCACCTCTACGCGGGTGTGCACCACGCGGGTGCCGCGGCGGTGGGCCAGCACGATGCGCTCGCGTTGGGGCCGACCCGGTCTAGTCATTGCCGCCGGGCCGGAATGCGCGCATCGGGTCACGGATGAGACGGTCGCGAAGCTCGCGGGCCTGCCTGCGACTGACCGGCAACTCGGCGGCGGGGGAGGTGCCGTTGGCCCGCAACCGCACCATGGTGGACGCCCCGGAGGTGCGCAGCCCGGTGACCATGTTCAGCGCCACCAGATACGAGCGGTGCACGCGTTGGAAGCCGCGGTTGCGCCAGCGCTCCTCCAAGGTGCTCAACGGGATTCGCACCAGATGGGATCCCGACGCGGCGTGCAGCCGGGCGTAGTCGCCTTCGGCCTCCACCCAGCCGATGGTGTCGCAGCGGACCAGTTGGGTGACCCCGCCGAGTTCGACCGGGATGACCTCGTCGTTGACCGGCTCCTCGGGCTGCGGGACCGGTTCGGCGCTGCGGGCCGCGCAGACCCGGCGCACCGCATCGTCGAGGCGCTCCTTGCGGATCGGTTTGAGCAGATAGTCGAGTGCACCGATCTCGAAGGCAGCGACGGCCTTGTCGTCGTGGGCGGTGACGAACACGACCGCGGGCGGATGGGCGAAGTTGCCGAGGACACTGGCCAATTCGAGGCCGGACAGTCCGGGCATGTTGATGTCGAGGAAGATCGCGTCGACACCGCGCTCGTTGAGGATGCGCAGGGCCGAGGTCGCGTCCCCGACGCCGACCACCTCGCCGACCTCGGGGTGCTCGCCCAGCAGGTAGGCGAGCTCGTCGAGGGCGGGCGCCTCGTCTTCGACGGCCAGCACCGAAAGCTGCACCCTACCTCCCGTCGCTCTAAGCCCGGACACCCGACCGGAACTTGGGCACCCGCATGATGACCTTGGTCCCGGCGCCCGGGGCTGTCTCGACCACCAGACCGTAATCGTTGCCGAACGCCGCGCGCAGCCGATGGTCGACATTGGTCAATCCGACATGTGCGGCCTGTTCGCCATCGCCCAGAACGTCACCGTGCCCGGACCGCAAGATCTCCGGATCCATGCCGACGCCGTCGTCCTCGACGCTGATCACGCAGTCGGATCCTTCGTTGCGCGCGACGATTTCGATCGACCCGCCCTGTCGCCCGGCCAGACCGTGGCGCACCGCGTTCTCGACGAGGGGCTGCAGCGCCAGGAAGGGCACCACGACGGTGAGCACCTCGGGGGCCACCTGCAGCGTGACCGACAGGGCCGTGCCGAAGCGGGCCCGCTCCAGCGTCAGGTACCGGTCGATGTTGCGCAGCTCGTCGGCCAGCGCCGTGTATGGCCCCGCCGAGCGGAACGAGTAGCGGGTGAAGTCGGCGAATTCCAGGATCAGGTCACGGGCGCGGGCGGGGTCGGTGCGGACGAACGAGGCGATGGTGTTCAGCGCGTTGTAGATGAAGTGCGGGCTGATCTGGGCGCGCAGGGCCAGCACCTCGGCGCGATCCAGGCGGGCGCGGGAGGCGGCGAGCTCGGCGAGCTCGAGCTGGCTGGCGGCGTAGCGGGCGACCTCGCCGATGGCGCCGAGCATGCCGGGGGCCGGTTCGGCGGTGTTGACCGCGACCAGCACACCGATCACCACGCCGTCGTCGTCGAGCATCGGCTGGGCCACCACGGCGGGGGACTGTTCGCGGGCCAGCACCCGACGCTGGCCGGTGATCGCCTCACGTGCGGTTTGGTGACAGAGGTCCAGGGTGGACGGCGTCCACAACGGATCGCCCGGCGGGTCGAACGCCAGCAGCGCCGCGTCGCCGTCGTAGATGGCGACGCCATCGGAGCCGGTCAGGGCGCGCAAGTGCGGGGCGGCGCCGGCCGCGGAATCCACGTCCAGGCCCCTGCGCAGCGAGCGGGCCGCCAGCGAGGCGGTGTGCAGTGCGGCATGCACCGTGCGCTCGGCCGGCGTGCTGACCACGTTGCGGGTCAGGACGGCGATGGCGCCCACGATCAACGCCACCGCCGCGAGTGTGACCGCCAGCGCGAGCGCGACCGCACCCGACATCTTCCTCTCCTGTCCTGCTGCGCGTGCCTGGACCTACGCGGCCGGTGGGCGAATCCGAGCTCGGGGCTTGCAGCGCGCGGTGGTCCCACTTATTGAACGGGGCAGGCGTACTTTCGGGCCACGTCGAAAACTCGCTCCTGTGCACCGGGGCCGATAACTCCTTGAGCGGCCAGTTCCAGACCGATGTATCCCGGTATGCCGCCGATACACGCCTGATGGGCAACGCGCCATGCAGTGTCTGGATTCAGGTTGTAGCCATTGCGTTGCAGGCCC is drawn from Candidatus Mycolicibacterium alkanivorans and contains these coding sequences:
- a CDS encoding DUF485 domain-containing protein gives rise to the protein MPSTDIPPRETQPSGAQYLAVQASPEFQELRRTLRRFVFPTTAFFLIWYASYVLLGAFAHDFMAIKVWGNINVGLLLGLGQFVTTFLITGLYVRFANRELDPRAEKIRNEMRWSAQ
- a CDS encoding sodium/solute symporter encodes the protein MSSSAATALTAGGLLAAAVATVAVGAYGVRLARTTSDFLVASRTVGARWNAAAISGEYLSAASFLGVAGLIAKYGADALWYPVGFTAGYLGLLLFVSAPLRRSGAYTVPDFAEFRLGSARLRQVAMLVVVTVCVLYLVPQYQGAGLTLKTLLGVPVWIGPLLVGAIVIVNVVGGGMRSITFVQAFQYWLKLTAIAVPALVLLVHFGTEHPPLGGPLPPTVDQQTTVTVEADVVVTIVDPAGVTASGPTLNGHLPGPGQYTLPKGTTLSVAAGAQTPVIAGVPPTGAQWIGSGGGLGGKHPLYQVFSIIVATFLGAMGLPHVLVRFYTNPDGRAARRTALAVIALLSLFYLFPTLLGVFARLYVPQLLITGKSDAAVLLLPSAAIGGLPGELIGALVAAGAIAAFLATSSGLLVSVAGALATDVLRGRVRDFRLAAVIGGLIPIPLSLIASTLELSRGVGLVFAVAASTLCPLLVLGIWWRGLTAKGAAAGLIVGALSSGLAALLAVTGWVDHDALRGWPATLIGYPATITVPLAFTTMVIVSRLTHAEVPAEVARVFARMHVPERLGMGVERVPRG
- a CDS encoding LytR/AlgR family response regulator transcription factor; this encodes MQLSVLAVEDEAPALDELAYLLGEHPEVGEVVGVGDATSALRILNERGVDAIFLDINMPGLSGLELASVLGNFAHPPAVVFVTAHDDKAVAAFEIGALDYLLKPIRKERLDDAVRRVCAARSAEPVPQPEEPVNDEVIPVELGGVTQLVRCDTIGWVEAEGDYARLHAASGSHLVRIPLSTLEERWRNRGFQRVHRSYLVALNMVTGLRTSGASTMVRLRANGTSPAAELPVSRRQARELRDRLIRDPMRAFRPGGND
- a CDS encoding sensor histidine kinase; this translates as MSGAVALALAVTLAAVALIVGAIAVLTRNVVSTPAERTVHAALHTASLAARSLRRGLDVDSAAGAAPHLRALTGSDGVAIYDGDAALLAFDPPGDPLWTPSTLDLCHQTAREAITGQRRVLAREQSPAVVAQPMLDDDGVVIGVLVAVNTAEPAPGMLGAIGEVARYAASQLELAELAASRARLDRAEVLALRAQISPHFIYNALNTIASFVRTDPARARDLILEFADFTRYSFRSAGPYTALADELRNIDRYLTLERARFGTALSVTLQVAPEVLTVVVPFLALQPLVENAVRHGLAGRQGGSIEIVARNEGSDCVISVEDDGVGMDPEILRSGHGDVLGDGEQAAHVGLTNVDHRLRAAFGNDYGLVVETAPGAGTKVIMRVPKFRSGVRA
- a CDS encoding DUF732 domain-containing protein, translated to MRRVIAPIVAAVITALASAGTAQAIPDQGTPEFDLYMQGLQRNGYNLNPDTAWRVAHQACIGGIPGYIGLELAAQGVIGPGAQERVFDVARKYACPVQ